The following proteins come from a genomic window of Brevibacillus antibioticus:
- a CDS encoding competence protein CoiA, which yields MKDCIHEDGFLVVPANFSKELLRAWSGTRIFCQHCGAPVYYRQGQWVTPHFAHVAKSNCDSGEPETPEHLEGKRVLRTWMEHLYPQNVTHQEVYINEIKQRADITTIFPDGHKLCIEYQSSPVSENLLRKRIEGYEKANISQVWIFGEELFKTRWTNRFRLHACEKIIWKRQGVLYRLNSLVTHPAITFMNIASIKGKKTIVFCKDKFYSEIQKLKLLPDGRITMKDGSPAQEHKQENMIHVFSPSKQRLSFQTIRRNAEQLKLRREEDFLINPLRNFAIARIGDHLSHPLFNQKITGDELFLIDHRLWQSYLFLTEIHKVYQRKSVFGKGIQKPKLIINHILIKDHRFPERPFQTVLKRYIDHQFVMDLHTQNHEGQGVKMIHELVYEYFCRLVNLGFLKNLTPKQAQISAGGKMFGQFEVLFDQFLPNVFGSTESELKTFFQRHQLRYLKNTWFDIRLNKKL from the coding sequence ATGAAGGACTGTATACATGAGGATGGTTTTCTTGTTGTCCCCGCGAATTTTTCAAAGGAATTGCTTAGAGCTTGGTCAGGAACAAGGATATTCTGTCAACATTGTGGTGCTCCTGTATATTATCGTCAAGGGCAATGGGTGACTCCTCACTTTGCTCATGTGGCAAAAAGTAACTGTGATTCTGGTGAACCAGAGACACCAGAGCATTTGGAGGGAAAGAGGGTGCTAAGAACTTGGATGGAACATCTATACCCTCAAAACGTTACTCATCAGGAAGTTTATATCAATGAGATTAAACAAAGAGCAGATATCACAACGATTTTTCCAGATGGACATAAACTATGTATTGAGTACCAAAGTTCGCCTGTCTCTGAAAACTTATTGAGGAAAAGAATAGAAGGATATGAGAAGGCTAATATATCTCAAGTATGGATATTTGGTGAAGAACTATTTAAAACAAGATGGACTAATCGTTTTCGACTGCATGCATGTGAAAAAATAATTTGGAAACGTCAGGGAGTGCTCTATCGATTGAATTCATTAGTCACACATCCGGCCATTACCTTTATGAACATAGCGAGCATTAAAGGGAAAAAGACCATCGTTTTCTGCAAGGACAAGTTTTATAGTGAAATTCAGAAACTAAAGCTGTTACCCGATGGCAGGATTACGATGAAGGATGGTTCTCCTGCGCAAGAACACAAACAGGAAAACATGATACATGTTTTTTCACCATCAAAACAAAGGCTTTCTTTTCAAACTATCCGTAGGAATGCTGAACAACTAAAACTTCGCAGAGAAGAAGATTTTCTTATCAATCCTTTAAGAAATTTTGCGATTGCAAGAATTGGTGATCATCTCTCCCATCCATTGTTTAATCAGAAAATTACGGGCGATGAGCTTTTCTTGATTGATCATCGTCTATGGCAAAGCTATTTGTTTTTAACTGAAATTCACAAAGTATATCAAAGAAAGTCAGTATTTGGTAAAGGAATACAAAAACCAAAATTGATTATCAATCACATCCTAATTAAAGATCATAGGTTTCCTGAAAGACCATTTCAAACGGTTCTAAAACGGTATATCGATCATCAATTCGTAATGGATTTGCATACTCAGAACCATGAAGGACAAGGTGTTAAGATGATTCATGAACTTGTTTATGAATATTTTTGTAGATTGGTGAACTTGGGTTTTCTTAAAAATCTTACACCCAAACAAGCACAAATATCAGCTGGAGGGAAAATGTTTGGGCAGTTTGAAGTTTTGTTTGACCAATTTTTGCCTAATGTTTTTGGCTCTACAGAGAGCGAATTAAAGACTTTTTTTCAGCGCCATCAGCTTCGGTATTTGAAAAACACGTGGTTTGATATACGCTTGAATAAGAAATTGTAG
- a CDS encoding NCS2 family permease: MEKLFHLRAYDTTFQRELIAGFIGFVTIVYIVAVNASILNDAGIPVEAGILATVLTAFIGSLLMAFWANAPIILVPGMGINALFTFTLCQSMGLTWQQALAAVFVSGLIFTVIAFTKAATILSNAIPASLKEAITVGIGLFLTFIGLQKGGLIVMNPSTFVALGDLSSPHVIVTLITLIVTLILFVRNVPGNFLIGITVGTGLGFLFGIVEPGGGGTFSFADYGSVFAGLSFSAIWALPFWIATFSLAMVIVFENIGLIHGHTSMLGQPQKFRRSLQANALSAAISGILGTSPTVSTVETAAGIAAGGRTGLTALVTGTLFLLSLGLLPVIKMIPNGAIAPVLIIIGALMLQNVQNINLKDFSEGFPAFLIIAIIPLSYSIVDGIAFGFVAYPLMKLALGKRREVPALMYVIAGLFLLNLMLPIFA; the protein is encoded by the coding sequence ATGGAAAAGCTATTTCACTTGCGCGCTTACGACACGACGTTTCAAAGGGAACTCATCGCCGGATTCATTGGCTTTGTCACCATTGTCTACATTGTTGCCGTAAACGCTTCGATTTTAAATGATGCTGGAATACCGGTGGAAGCAGGGATTCTGGCGACTGTTTTGACGGCATTTATCGGGTCACTTCTTATGGCCTTTTGGGCAAATGCTCCTATTATTCTGGTTCCCGGCATGGGGATCAACGCTCTGTTTACGTTCACATTATGCCAATCGATGGGCCTCACTTGGCAACAAGCGTTGGCTGCTGTTTTTGTTTCGGGTCTGATCTTTACTGTGATTGCCTTTACCAAGGCCGCGACGATATTGTCCAATGCGATACCCGCTTCACTAAAAGAAGCGATTACCGTAGGGATTGGGTTGTTCTTGACCTTCATCGGTCTGCAAAAAGGCGGGCTGATCGTCATGAATCCGTCTACATTTGTCGCGCTGGGTGATTTGTCCAGCCCGCATGTGATCGTCACGCTGATTACTTTGATTGTTACGTTGATTTTGTTTGTTCGAAATGTACCGGGTAACTTCCTGATCGGAATTACGGTTGGTACAGGACTTGGCTTTTTGTTCGGGATTGTCGAACCAGGAGGGGGAGGAACGTTCTCGTTCGCGGATTACGGAAGCGTATTTGCGGGTCTTTCCTTTTCAGCCATTTGGGCGTTGCCATTTTGGATCGCGACCTTCTCGTTGGCGATGGTCATCGTCTTTGAAAATATTGGCTTGATTCATGGGCATACCTCGATGCTTGGACAGCCGCAGAAGTTCAGACGTTCGCTGCAAGCAAATGCGTTGTCCGCTGCTATCTCTGGCATTTTGGGAACCAGTCCGACGGTTTCGACGGTGGAGACTGCGGCAGGAATCGCAGCGGGAGGAAGGACGGGACTGACCGCACTTGTAACAGGGACCTTGTTCCTGCTCTCGCTCGGTTTGCTTCCTGTCATCAAAATGATTCCGAATGGAGCTATTGCTCCAGTGCTCATCATCATTGGTGCACTGATGCTGCAAAATGTACAGAATATCAATCTGAAGGACTTCTCGGAAGGCTTCCCTGCCTTTTTGATCATCGCGATTATCCCGTTGTCCTACAGCATTGTAGATGGAATTGCGTTTGGATTCGTGGCGTATCCGCTCATGAAGCTCGCATTGGGCAAACGTCGCGAAGTACCTGCGCTCATGTACGTCATCGCGGGATTGTTCTTGCTGAATCTCATGCTGCCGATATTTGCATAA
- a CDS encoding LysR family transcriptional regulator: protein MDIRQLRYFIAIAEEGQITGAAKRLNMAQPPLSQQLKQMEEELGTMLIERSGKQMVLTEAGVTLYKQALNIVHQMEEALSEVKETGEGIRGTLSIGVSALSAYRLPEQIRVFQEKYPLITYKIWKGDTQLLNQWLERRTIEVAIVRLPHSLNNCTMIPLEEEDFVLIVPATSPYADRKEIEMREIAELPLIMPSTPGLGIYDLIIKEFSRLGVEPHVICECPDISLIVSMVASSVGSSIVPISAWETHQSEQIRGIRLSGTSIYSSAAVVWQSGRHLSKAANRFIETFSS, encoded by the coding sequence GTGGATATTCGGCAACTGCGTTACTTTATCGCCATAGCAGAGGAAGGTCAGATAACGGGGGCGGCTAAAAGACTGAACATGGCCCAGCCGCCTTTGAGTCAGCAGCTGAAACAAATGGAGGAGGAGCTCGGGACCATGCTCATTGAGCGCTCAGGAAAACAAATGGTCCTGACAGAAGCAGGCGTCACTCTCTATAAACAGGCGCTCAATATCGTTCATCAAATGGAGGAAGCTCTCTCCGAGGTCAAAGAAACAGGCGAAGGCATTCGGGGGACGCTTTCCATCGGTGTCAGTGCACTGTCGGCCTATCGCCTGCCAGAACAAATTCGTGTGTTTCAGGAAAAGTATCCACTCATAACCTATAAAATTTGGAAAGGCGATACACAGCTCCTCAATCAGTGGCTGGAGCGCAGAACCATAGAAGTCGCTATCGTACGCCTTCCCCACTCGTTGAACAACTGCACCATGATTCCGTTGGAGGAAGAGGATTTTGTGCTCATCGTTCCTGCCACCTCCCCCTATGCCGATCGCAAGGAAATCGAAATGCGCGAAATCGCCGAGCTTCCGCTCATCATGCCGAGCACGCCAGGCTTGGGCATTTACGACTTGATTATTAAAGAATTCTCCCGTCTAGGCGTGGAACCGCACGTTATCTGTGAGTGCCCGGACATCTCTCTCATCGTCAGTATGGTCGCCTCCTCGGTCGGTTCCTCCATCGTCCCCATCTCGGCATGGGAAACCCATCAGAGCGAGCAAATTCGCGGGATTCGACTCTCCGGAACTTCCATTTATTCTTCCGCTGCGGTCGTTTGGCAGTCTGGACGCCATCTGTCCAAAGCAGCGAATCGGTTTATCGAGACGTTTTCATCGTAA
- a CDS encoding glycine betaine uptake BCCT transporter, with protein MTFLISLVIVFVIVLFGAISPELFASAASHVLKVTTTNFGWFYLIVTFGFLIFCIFLAFSRYGQIPLGSDDDEPEYSLPTWFAMLFSAGMGIGLVFWGVAEPVSHYFSPPAGVTGQTTEAAQTALRYAFFHWGLHPWGIYALIALALAYFQFRKGAKGLISSTFGPLLGERIHGPLGKGIDILAVIATAFGVATSLGLGTLQINGGLSHLFGLPSNTTVQIVIISIITVLFLLSATTGLDRGMKYLSNTNLVLALLLLLLTLVLGPTSFIFDAFTSTLGSYLNNLISMSLRLTPFTQGTWVANWTLFYWSWWIAWAPFVGMFIARVSKGRTIKEFVICVMLVPSLLSFIWFSVFGGTALHLEIFDQASIGAAVQSDISTALFLALEQLPMGYILAVVAILLIITFFITSADSAIFVLGMLSSDGNLDPSNRVKITWGVLQSAIAIVLLLSGGLEGLQTASIVAALPFTVIMVLMCFSLVMALQEEDRIAKKKRKDQQKKLERLLKEL; from the coding sequence ATGACTTTCCTGATATCCTTGGTCATTGTATTTGTTATTGTGCTGTTCGGCGCGATTTCTCCTGAGCTGTTCGCCTCTGCGGCTTCCCATGTCCTGAAAGTGACCACGACGAATTTTGGCTGGTTTTATTTAATCGTGACTTTTGGTTTTCTGATCTTTTGCATCTTCCTTGCCTTTAGCAGATACGGACAAATCCCTTTGGGGAGCGATGATGACGAGCCGGAATATTCGCTACCTACCTGGTTTGCCATGTTGTTTTCTGCTGGGATGGGGATTGGACTTGTCTTTTGGGGAGTGGCGGAGCCCGTCTCTCATTACTTCTCTCCGCCAGCAGGTGTGACTGGACAAACGACCGAAGCCGCACAAACCGCTCTGCGCTATGCATTTTTTCACTGGGGGCTGCATCCTTGGGGGATCTACGCTCTCATTGCTCTTGCTCTCGCGTATTTTCAATTTCGCAAAGGAGCGAAGGGCTTGATCTCCTCCACCTTTGGCCCGCTGCTCGGTGAGCGCATACACGGACCGCTCGGAAAAGGAATCGATATTCTGGCTGTCATCGCCACGGCATTCGGTGTCGCAACCTCACTTGGTCTCGGAACTCTGCAAATAAACGGAGGCTTGTCTCACCTTTTTGGATTGCCGTCCAACACCACCGTGCAAATCGTGATCATCTCCATTATTACTGTCCTATTTCTGCTCTCGGCTACGACAGGACTGGATCGGGGAATGAAGTATTTGAGCAATACGAATCTGGTATTGGCCTTGTTGCTCCTCCTGCTGACACTCGTATTGGGACCAACCTCGTTTATTTTTGACGCCTTTACCAGCACGCTGGGCAGTTATTTAAACAATCTCATCTCGATGAGCTTGCGGCTGACCCCTTTTACACAAGGGACCTGGGTAGCCAACTGGACGCTGTTTTACTGGTCATGGTGGATTGCCTGGGCACCGTTCGTCGGTATGTTTATCGCACGCGTCTCCAAAGGTCGCACGATCAAGGAATTCGTCATTTGTGTGATGCTCGTTCCGAGTTTGTTGAGCTTCATTTGGTTTTCGGTGTTCGGCGGGACAGCACTTCACCTGGAAATTTTTGATCAAGCGTCTATAGGGGCAGCGGTTCAAAGTGACATCTCGACTGCGTTGTTCCTCGCATTAGAGCAGTTGCCCATGGGATACATTCTCGCTGTCGTTGCGATTCTGTTGATCATCACGTTTTTTATCACATCGGCGGATTCCGCTATTTTCGTGCTCGGCATGCTGTCATCTGATGGCAATCTGGACCCGTCGAATCGGGTAAAAATCACCTGGGGCGTCCTCCAATCCGCTATCGCGATCGTTCTTTTGTTAAGCGGCGGATTAGAGGGCCTACAGACGGCCTCTATTGTGGCAGCCCTGCCTTTTACCGTCATCATGGTCCTGATGTGCTTCTCTCTCGTCATGGCATTGCAAGAAGAAGACCGGATTGCAAAAAAGAAACGGAAGGATCAGCAGAAGAAGCTAGAGAGGTTGTTAAAGGAATTGTAA
- a CDS encoding DUF523 domain-containing protein yields MKVISACLIGCECRYDQKSCLDQELEQLLREGKVIPVCPEQLGGLPTPRPPAEIIGGTGEDVLDGKARIMDDTGRDVTEEFLMGANQALKLAKTVGATSAILKENSPSCGSSFVYDGSFSGKKVPGVGLTAALFRRNGIEVTSESIVSNE; encoded by the coding sequence ATGAAAGTGATTAGTGCCTGTTTGATCGGTTGTGAATGCCGTTACGATCAGAAGTCATGCTTGGATCAAGAGCTGGAGCAGTTGCTTCGGGAAGGAAAGGTCATTCCCGTCTGTCCTGAACAACTGGGAGGCTTGCCAACACCACGACCGCCAGCAGAAATCATCGGGGGTACGGGAGAAGATGTTCTGGATGGTAAAGCACGCATCATGGACGACACTGGCCGAGACGTCACCGAGGAATTTTTGATGGGGGCGAACCAAGCGCTGAAGCTGGCGAAAACGGTTGGAGCCACATCCGCCATCTTAAAAGAGAACAGCCCGTCCTGTGGAAGCTCCTTTGTTTACGACGGCAGCTTTTCCGGGAAAAAAGTGCCGGGTGTCGGACTAACGGCGGCACTGTTTCGCAGAAACGGGATTGAGGTAACATCTGAGTCAATCGTATCCAATGAATAA
- the coaA gene encoding type I pantothenate kinase, with amino-acid sequence MASPYVTFNREQWSALRASTPLTISDNELSLLQGLNEKMSMTEVSDIYLPLSRLLNLYVGGTQELYQATHTFLGNQDGKVPFIIGIAGSVAVGKSTTARILQTLLSRWPNHPKVDLVTTDGFLYPNKVLEDRGIMKRKGFPESYDLRRFIHFLSDVKSGLPEVKAPVYSHLVYDIVPDEWQTVRQPDILIVEGLNVLQPPRGDESDARNFEVIVSDFFDFTIYVHAEEKHILQWYVERFKLLRQTAFSDPTSYFKRYASLSDEEATEVATGIWTEINGANLRQNILPTRVRAQLILDKGLDHRVQSVKLRKL; translated from the coding sequence ATGGCATCACCCTATGTTACATTTAATCGCGAGCAGTGGAGTGCTCTGCGGGCCTCCACGCCGTTAACTATATCTGATAACGAGCTTTCCCTTTTGCAGGGCTTGAACGAGAAAATGTCCATGACCGAAGTCTCCGACATTTACCTTCCGTTGTCCCGTCTGCTGAATTTGTATGTTGGGGGCACGCAGGAGCTGTACCAGGCGACTCACACTTTTTTAGGGAACCAGGATGGCAAGGTTCCATTCATTATCGGTATCGCAGGCAGTGTGGCTGTAGGCAAAAGCACAACGGCTCGCATTTTGCAGACGCTGTTGTCCCGCTGGCCGAATCATCCGAAGGTTGATTTGGTAACGACCGATGGATTCCTGTATCCGAACAAGGTTCTAGAAGACAGAGGAATCATGAAGCGCAAGGGATTCCCGGAGAGCTATGACTTGCGCCGCTTTATCCATTTTTTATCCGATGTAAAATCGGGATTGCCTGAAGTGAAAGCACCCGTTTATTCTCACCTTGTGTATGACATCGTGCCAGATGAATGGCAGACTGTCAGACAGCCTGACATTTTGATTGTCGAAGGCTTGAATGTGCTGCAACCGCCTAGAGGTGACGAAAGCGATGCTCGTAATTTCGAGGTCATTGTTTCTGACTTCTTTGACTTCACGATCTACGTGCACGCGGAAGAGAAGCACATCCTGCAATGGTATGTAGAGCGGTTCAAGCTGCTGCGTCAGACCGCGTTTTCCGATCCAACCTCGTATTTCAAGCGCTACGCGAGTCTGTCTGACGAGGAGGCGACTGAGGTAGCCACCGGTATTTGGACGGAGATCAACGGAGCCAACCTGCGCCAAAACATTTTGCCGACGCGTGTTCGCGCGCAATTGATTTTGGACAAGGGACTGGATCATAGGGTGCAAAGCGTGAAGCTGCGCAAGCTGTAG
- a CDS encoding Dps family protein, translated as MSMTMSRPVTDVLNKQVANWSVLYMKLHHYHWFVKGPNFFTLHEKFEELYNEAAKNVDELAERLLTVGGKPVSTLKACMEQASIKEATGGESADQMVEAVVSDFTLLIKELKEGITAAEAGDDEATGDMFLGIVDSLQKHVWMLQAHLGK; from the coding sequence ATGAGTATGACAATGAGTCGGCCCGTGACCGACGTACTTAATAAACAGGTTGCCAACTGGTCTGTGCTGTATATGAAGCTGCATCATTACCACTGGTTTGTCAAAGGCCCGAATTTTTTTACCCTACATGAAAAATTTGAGGAGCTATACAACGAGGCAGCCAAAAATGTAGATGAGCTGGCGGAGCGGCTGTTAACGGTTGGGGGCAAGCCTGTTTCGACGTTGAAGGCCTGTATGGAGCAGGCTTCCATTAAGGAAGCGACAGGTGGAGAGTCTGCAGATCAGATGGTAGAGGCAGTCGTGAGCGATTTTACACTCCTGATCAAAGAGCTCAAAGAAGGCATTACAGCCGCGGAAGCTGGGGACGATGAAGCAACTGGCGATATGTTCTTGGGGATCGTGGATAGCTTGCAAAAGCATGTGTGGATGCTGCAAGCTCACTTGGGAAAATAA
- a CDS encoding Imm3 family immunity protein codes for MEESLEWEYQELFDEINKDYLAYRARNMSLSECLARTWDVYENVENMGEMEKIVVNVAFGELSLLPAKIFINLKKHTVEALNQLNMFELQQVLTTEQLTDLMRRRDHVLQNIEHKPVDAHPLVRWYYSEMKDEVIKFLNVFTQETSHDGDIIILAAQERFQRDCKNTRGENMNVQTTIAEFLISKNITNYERFHLLKSEIQQFQPDQLNEQLSLDEKAELTLRIKKVRNMYEK; via the coding sequence GTGGAAGAAAGCTTGGAGTGGGAATACCAAGAGCTCTTTGATGAAATTAATAAAGATTATTTAGCGTACAGAGCAAGGAACATGAGTCTGTCCGAATGCCTCGCTAGAACATGGGATGTATACGAAAATGTGGAAAACATGGGGGAAATGGAGAAGATTGTTGTTAATGTCGCTTTCGGTGAACTATCTCTATTGCCAGCAAAGATTTTCATTAACCTCAAAAAGCACACTGTAGAAGCATTAAATCAGTTGAATATGTTCGAACTGCAACAGGTGTTAACAACCGAGCAATTGACAGATCTGATGAGGCGTAGGGACCATGTTTTGCAAAATATAGAACACAAACCTGTCGATGCTCATCCGCTAGTTAGATGGTACTATTCTGAAATGAAGGACGAGGTAATTAAATTTCTGAATGTATTCACGCAAGAAACAAGCCATGACGGTGATATCATTATTCTTGCTGCACAAGAAAGATTTCAAAGGGACTGCAAAAATACACGTGGAGAAAATATGAATGTCCAAACAACTATAGCTGAGTTTTTAATCAGTAAAAACATAACGAATTATGAACGGTTTCATTTACTTAAAAGTGAGATACAACAGTTTCAACCTGATCAATTAAATGAGCAGCTTTCGCTAGATGAAAAAGCAGAGTTAACCCTGCGGATTAAAAAAGTACGTAACATGTATGAAAAATGA
- the imm47 gene encoding Imm47 family immunity protein → MEQSTSISNNIWFGQLSSSSPAAIKENLLRATTEHEALFHLIELFKLGDFTQKRLLIQLMNHTNDEALLNLCIRVFCSISTHEDLRDPNHLLFLGEGNKAAVDTFASEAITTLSLEVIPYLMALLEEWDSIRDTSVIIRDSIDCFINFKEHLGDHATVEEIGEYYIDLMEDCDAGKYYYLQNLAFPGDLTKILMQRVFIAANHEQQLQMKLIPSLLSTWSGEKVPGDYHTVITADNYRDYVSYVKGLANRKWEKGQKYFYGHLL, encoded by the coding sequence ATGGAACAAAGCACCAGCATTTCAAACAACATTTGGTTTGGGCAACTATCATCCTCCAGCCCAGCTGCTATCAAAGAAAATCTGTTACGTGCAACCACAGAGCACGAAGCTTTATTTCATCTGATTGAACTATTCAAATTGGGGGATTTTACGCAAAAACGACTACTTATTCAGCTCATGAATCACACGAATGACGAGGCTCTATTAAACCTTTGTATTAGAGTGTTTTGTTCCATTTCAACACACGAAGATTTGCGGGATCCCAATCATCTTCTTTTTCTTGGAGAAGGAAACAAAGCGGCAGTGGATACCTTTGCGTCTGAGGCTATTACGACACTTTCTCTTGAAGTCATTCCCTATCTGATGGCCTTGCTGGAAGAGTGGGACTCCATTCGTGACACTTCGGTAATAATCAGAGATTCGATTGACTGCTTTATCAATTTCAAAGAACACCTGGGTGATCATGCGACAGTAGAGGAGATTGGCGAGTATTACATAGATCTCATGGAAGATTGCGATGCGGGGAAGTATTACTATCTACAGAATTTGGCCTTTCCTGGGGATCTGACAAAAATACTCATGCAAAGGGTATTTATCGCTGCCAATCACGAACAACAGCTCCAAATGAAACTTATTCCATCTTTATTGTCGACTTGGTCAGGTGAAAAAGTACCTGGGGACTACCACACCGTAATCACGGCCGATAATTATAGAGATTATGTAAGCTATGTGAAAGGTCTTGCAAACAGAAAATGGGAGAAGGGTCAAAAGTATTTTTACGGTCATCTACTGTAA